A single region of the Streptomyces vilmorinianum genome encodes:
- a CDS encoding M18 family aminopeptidase, with amino-acid sequence MSSAPSRPSQAFDRGHTDDLMTFLAVSPSPYHVVANAAERLEKAGFRQVEETASWDASAGGKYVIRGGAIIAWYVPEGAAAHTPYRIVGAHTDSPNLRVKPQPDMGAQGWRQVAVETYGGTLLNTWLDRDLGLAGRLTLRDGSTKLVNVDRAVLRVPQLAIHLDRQVNDGLKLDRQRHMQPIWGLGEVHEGDLISFVAQEAGVDAEDVAGWDLMVHAIEAPSYLGRDRELLAGPRMDNLISVHAGVAALTAVSAQPDLAYIPVLAAFDHEENGSESDTGAQGPLLGNVLERSVYARGGAYEDRARAFAGSVCLSSDVGHAVHPNYAERHDPTHHPRPNGGPILKVNVNQRYATDGTGRAVFAAACEKAGVPWQSFVSNNDMPCGTTIGPITAARHGISTVDIGVACLSMHSARELCGADDPYHLANALVAFLEG; translated from the coding sequence ATGAGTAGCGCACCCTCCCGCCCCTCGCAGGCGTTCGACCGTGGCCACACCGACGACCTCATGACCTTCCTGGCGGTCTCGCCGTCGCCGTACCACGTGGTGGCGAACGCGGCCGAGCGCCTGGAGAAGGCCGGATTCCGGCAGGTCGAGGAGACCGCGTCCTGGGACGCCTCGGCCGGCGGGAAGTACGTGATCCGCGGCGGCGCGATCATCGCCTGGTACGTACCCGAGGGCGCCGCCGCCCACACCCCGTACCGGATCGTTGGCGCCCACACCGACTCCCCCAACCTGCGCGTCAAGCCGCAGCCCGACATGGGCGCCCAGGGCTGGCGCCAGGTGGCCGTGGAGACGTACGGCGGCACGCTGCTCAACACCTGGCTCGACCGCGACCTCGGACTCGCCGGCCGCCTCACCCTGCGGGACGGCTCGACGAAGCTGGTGAACGTCGACCGCGCCGTGCTGCGCGTCCCCCAGCTCGCCATCCACCTCGACCGCCAGGTCAACGACGGCCTCAAGCTCGACCGGCAGCGCCACATGCAGCCCATCTGGGGGCTGGGCGAGGTCCACGAGGGCGACCTGATCTCCTTCGTGGCCCAGGAGGCCGGCGTGGACGCCGAGGACGTGGCCGGCTGGGACCTCATGGTCCACGCCATCGAGGCCCCCTCCTACCTCGGCCGCGACCGCGAACTGCTCGCGGGCCCCCGCATGGACAACCTGATCTCGGTGCACGCGGGCGTGGCCGCCCTGACCGCCGTGTCGGCGCAGCCGGACCTCGCGTACATCCCGGTCCTCGCCGCCTTCGACCACGAGGAGAACGGCTCCGAGTCCGACACCGGCGCCCAGGGCCCGCTCCTCGGCAACGTCCTGGAGCGCTCCGTCTACGCCCGCGGCGGCGCCTACGAGGACCGTGCCCGCGCCTTCGCCGGCTCGGTCTGCCTCTCCTCCGACGTCGGCCACGCCGTCCACCCCAACTACGCGGAGCGCCACGACCCGACGCACCACCCGCGCCCCAACGGCGGACCGATCCTCAAGGTCAACGTGAACCAGCGGTACGCGACCGACGGCACCGGCAGGGCCGTGTTCGCCGCGGCCTGCGAGAAGGCCGGCGTGCCGTGGCAGTCCTTCGTCTCCAACAACGACATGCCGTGCGGCACGACGATCGGCCCGATCACCGCCGCCCGGCACGGCATCAGCACCGTCGACATCGGCGTCGCGTGCCTGTCGATGCACAGCGCCCGTGAGCTGTGCGGCGCGGACGACCCGTACCACCTCGCCAACGCGCTGGTCGCCTTCCTGGAAGGCTGA